In Canis lupus dingo isolate Sandy chromosome 27, ASM325472v2, whole genome shotgun sequence, one genomic interval encodes:
- the LOC112667230 gene encoding keratin, type II microfibrillar, component 7C produces the protein MTCGFSNVGCGFGPRTLSCASACGPRPGRCCITAAPYRGVSCYRGLTGGFGSRSVCGAFRAGSCGRSFGYRSGGVCGPSPPCITTVSVNESLLTPLNLEIDPNAQCVKHEEKEQIKCLNSRFAAFIDKVRFLEQQNKLLETKWQFYQNRKCCESNLEPLFEGYIETLRREAECVEADSGRLASELNHVQEVMEGYKKKYEEEVALRATAENEFVALKKEVDCAYLRKSDLEANAEALTEEIDFLRRLYEEEIRVLHAHISDTSVIVKMDNSRDLNMDCIVAEIKAQYDDIVSRSRAEAESWYRSKCEEMKATVIRHGETLRRTKEEINELNRMIQRLTAEVENAKCQNTKLEAAVTQAEQQGEAALTDARCKLAELEAALQKAKQDMACLVKEYQEVMNSKLGLDIEIATYRRLLEGEEHRLCEGVGAVNVCVSSSRGGVVCGDLCVSGSRPVTGSVCSAPCTGNVAVSTGMCAPCGPLNTTCGGRC, from the exons ATGACCTGTGGCTTCAGCAACGTGGGCTGCGGATTCGGCCCCAGGACCTTGAGCTGCGCCTCGGCCTGcgggccccggcccggccgctgCTGCATCACGGCCGCCCCCTACCGCGGCGTCTCCTGCTACCGCGGCCTCACCGGGGGCTTCGGCAGCCGCAGCGTCTGCGGGGCCTTCCGCGCCGGCTCCTGCGGCCGCAGCTTCGGCTACCGCTCGGGCGGCGTGTGCGGGCCCAGCCCGCCCTGCATCACCACCGTGTCGGTCAACGAGAGCCTCCTGACGCCCCTCAACCTGGAGATCGACCCCAACGCGCAGTGCGTCAAGCACGAGGAGAAGGAGCAGATCAAGTGCCTCAACAGCAGGTTCGCCGCCTTCATCGACAAG GTGCGCTTCCTGGAGCAGCAGAACAAGCTGCTGGAGACCAAGTGGCAGTTCTACCAGAACCGCAAGTGCTGCGAGAGCAACCTGGAGCCCCTGTTCGAGGGCTACATCGAGACGCTGAGGCGGGAGGCCGAGTGCGTGGAGGCCGACAGCGGGAGGCTGGCCTCCGAGCTCAACCACGTCCAGGAGGTGATGGAGGGCTACAAGAAGAA GTATGAAGAAGAAGTCGCACTTCGGGCCACCGCTGAGAACGAGTTTGTGGCCCTAAAGAAG GAGGTGGACTGCGCCTACCTCCGCAAGTCAGACCTGGAGGCCAACGCCGAGGCCCTGACCGAGGAGATCGACTTCCTGCGGCGCCTGTATGAGGAG gagATCCGCGTCCTCCACGCCCACATCTCAGACACCTCGGTCATCGTCAAGATGGACAACAGCAGGGACCTGAACATGGACTGCATCGTGGCCGAGATCAAGGCCCAGTACGACGACATCGTCAGCCGCAGCCGGGCTGAGGCCGAGTCCTGGTACCGCAGCAAG tgtgagGAGATGAAGGCCACAGTGATCCGGCACGGGGAGACCCTGCGCCGCACCAAGGAGGAGATCAACGAGCTCAACCGCATGATCCAGAGGCTGACGGCCGAGGTCGAGAACGCCAAGTGCCAG AACACCAAGCTGGAGGCCGCCGTGACGCAGGCGGAGCAGCAGGGCGAGGCGGCCCTCACCGACGCCCGCTGCAAGCTGGCCGAGCTGGAGGCCGCCCTGCAGAAGGCCAAGCAGGACATGGCCTGCCTGGTCAAGGAGTACCAGGAGGTGATGAACTCCAAGCTGGGCCTGGACATCGAGATCGCCACCTACAGGCGGCTGCTGGAGGGCGAGGAGCACAG GCTGTGTGAAGGTGTTGGAGCTGTGAATGTCT GCGTCAGCAGCTCCCGGGGCGGGGTCGTGTGCGGTGACCTCtgcgtgtcgggctcccggcccGTGACTGGCAGCGTGTGCAGCGCCCCGTGCACCGGGAACGTGGCGGTGAGCACGGGCATGTGCGCGCCCTGCGGCCCGCTGAACACCACCTGCGGAGGGCGGTGTTAG